One genomic segment of Nonomuraea coxensis DSM 45129 includes these proteins:
- a CDS encoding GTP-binding protein, with protein sequence MDYAGSSPGLTSTKIVVAGGFGVGKTTFVGAVSEILPLTTEAVMTDASAGIDDLGMTPNKQTTTVAMDFGRLSLDRDLILYLFGTPGQHRFWFMWDDLVRGAIGAVVLVDTRRLADSFPAIDYFEEAKLPFVIGINGWDGQFVHSDQEVREALALSPHTPIVRTDARNRESVKATLIALVEHVVRLRAAVH encoded by the coding sequence GTGGACTACGCAGGCTCTAGCCCCGGCCTCACCTCGACGAAGATCGTCGTGGCCGGAGGCTTCGGCGTCGGCAAGACGACGTTCGTGGGGGCGGTGTCCGAGATCCTCCCGCTCACCACGGAAGCGGTCATGACGGACGCGTCCGCGGGCATCGACGACCTGGGGATGACCCCCAACAAGCAGACCACGACCGTGGCGATGGACTTCGGCCGGCTCTCGCTGGACCGTGACCTGATCCTCTACCTGTTCGGCACGCCCGGACAGCACCGGTTCTGGTTCATGTGGGACGACCTGGTGCGCGGCGCCATCGGGGCCGTGGTGCTGGTGGACACCCGCCGGCTGGCCGACAGCTTCCCCGCCATCGACTACTTCGAAGAGGCGAAGCTGCCGTTCGTCATCGGCATCAACGGCTGGGACGGGCAGTTCGTCCACTCCGACCAGGAGGTCAGGGAGGCGCTGGCGCTCTCGCCGCACACGCCGATCGTCCGCACCGACGCCCGCAACCGCGAGTCGGTCAAGGCCACGCTGATCGCCCTCGTCGAGCACGTCGTACGCCTGCGCGCCGCCGTCCACTGA
- a CDS encoding TetR/AcrR family transcriptional regulator, translated as MTVEYPGKGDPARSLALLWRTSERASRKGKPELSVERIVRAAIEVADAEGLQALSMRRVAERLGVGTMSLYTYVPGKPELFDVMLDTVYGETARPEDVPGGWRGRLEQIARENRALYLRHPWLLQVAASRPVLGPNVTAKYDYELRAVDGIGLTDVEMDAVITLITGFVHGTARGAVEAAQIESQTGLTDEQWWAAHAPFFARIADTERWPVATRVGQAAGEAMNSAYSPEHAFEFGLQRVLDGIQALVERRVT; from the coding sequence GTGACCGTCGAGTACCCGGGAAAAGGCGACCCCGCCCGCAGCCTCGCCCTCCTCTGGCGCACCAGCGAGCGCGCCAGCCGCAAGGGAAAGCCGGAGCTGAGCGTCGAGCGCATCGTGCGCGCCGCGATCGAGGTGGCCGACGCCGAGGGCCTCCAGGCGTTGTCCATGCGCCGCGTGGCCGAGCGGCTGGGCGTCGGGACGATGTCCCTCTACACGTACGTGCCGGGCAAGCCGGAGCTGTTCGACGTCATGCTCGACACGGTCTACGGCGAGACCGCCCGCCCCGAGGACGTCCCCGGCGGCTGGCGGGGCCGCCTGGAGCAGATCGCCCGCGAGAACCGCGCGCTCTACCTGCGCCACCCGTGGCTGCTGCAGGTGGCCGCGAGCCGCCCGGTGCTCGGCCCCAACGTGACCGCCAAATACGACTACGAGCTGCGCGCCGTGGACGGCATCGGCCTGACCGACGTGGAGATGGACGCGGTGATCACCCTGATCACCGGCTTCGTGCACGGCACGGCCAGGGGTGCGGTGGAGGCGGCCCAGATCGAGAGCCAGACGGGCCTGACCGACGAGCAGTGGTGGGCCGCGCACGCGCCCTTCTTCGCGCGCATCGCCGACACCGAGCGCTGGCCGGTCGCCACCCGCGTCGGCCAGGCCGCCGGCGAGGCCATGAACAGCGCCTACAGCCCCGAGCACGCCTTCGAGTTCGGCCTGCAGCGGGTGCTCGACGGCATCCAGGCCCTGGTCGAGCGGCGCGTCACGTAG
- a CDS encoding ATP-binding cassette domain-containing protein, with translation MTAVLARGLRKTYGGGKTALDGLDLDVGEGTVCGLLGPNGAGKTTAVRILTTLLRPSGGRAEVAGHDVVRRPREVRRNIGLVGQHTAVDELLTGRQNLELFGRLHHLGAAAARARADELLDRFGLRHDGPAREYSGGMRRRLDLAASLILAPPVLFLDEPTTGLDPRSRTDIWRAVRELVAGGTTVLLTTQYLEEADRLADRVAVVDAGRVVAEGTPDELKSRLGGDRLDVVIRDHERLAEAAGIAARAAGGPVETDPDARRVSAPVTDRVRALTEVPSALAAAGIEAEDITVRRPTLDEVFLTLTTATLTTDGASPQAREERV, from the coding sequence ATGACGGCAGTGCTCGCACGGGGATTGCGCAAGACGTACGGCGGCGGCAAGACCGCCCTCGACGGCCTCGACCTGGACGTGGGCGAGGGCACGGTGTGCGGGCTGCTCGGCCCCAACGGCGCGGGCAAGACCACGGCCGTGCGCATCCTCACCACGCTCCTGCGCCCGTCGGGCGGCCGGGCCGAGGTGGCCGGGCACGACGTGGTGCGCCGGCCGCGCGAGGTGCGCCGCAACATCGGCCTGGTCGGCCAGCACACGGCCGTGGACGAGCTGCTGACCGGCCGGCAGAACCTGGAGCTGTTCGGCCGCCTGCACCACCTGGGCGCGGCGGCGGCCAGGGCGCGGGCCGACGAGCTGCTGGACCGGTTCGGGCTGCGGCACGACGGCCCGGCCAGGGAGTACTCGGGCGGCATGCGCCGGCGGCTCGACCTCGCCGCGAGCCTCATCCTGGCGCCGCCCGTGCTGTTCCTCGACGAGCCGACCACGGGCCTCGATCCACGCAGCCGCACGGACATCTGGCGCGCGGTGCGCGAGCTGGTCGCCGGCGGCACGACCGTCCTGCTGACCACCCAATACCTGGAGGAGGCCGACCGGCTCGCCGACCGGGTCGCGGTCGTGGACGCGGGCCGGGTGGTGGCCGAGGGCACGCCGGACGAGCTGAAGTCCCGGCTCGGCGGCGACCGGCTGGACGTGGTGATCCGCGACCACGAACGGCTGGCGGAGGCCGCCGGCATCGCGGCCCGCGCGGCCGGCGGGCCGGTGGAGACCGACCCCGACGCCCGCCGCGTGTCCGCGCCCGTGACCGACCGGGTCAGGGCCCTCACGGAGGTGCCGTCCGCGCTGGCCGCGGCCGGGATCGAGGCCGAGGACATCACCGTGAGGCGGCCGACCCTGGACGAGGTCTTCCTGACCCTGACGACCGCCACCCTGACCACCGACGGGGCCTCCCCCCAGGCGCGAGAGGAACGCGTATGA
- a CDS encoding ABC transporter permease, whose product MTTLRWALADGWTVARRDLTHWRNQPMTVGFGIAFPIMITLAFGYLFGGAVRVPPGAGYFDFLMPGMYGMTMLFGLSATMVAVSTDAAAGVTDRFRSLPMTPSAVLIGRAVADLLHSALVLAGLLACGLAVGWRPATAGGALGAVGLLLLLRFSLLWAGMYLGLVAREPGAAVAVQTLEFPIGFLSNAFVAPGTMPGWLGTIAEWNPLSSTVAAARQLFGNPGWGGDSWVAQHPLLMAVAWPVAITAVFFVLSVRRYQRLDR is encoded by the coding sequence ATGACCACGCTGCGATGGGCGCTGGCCGACGGCTGGACCGTCGCCAGGCGCGACCTGACCCACTGGCGCAACCAGCCGATGACCGTCGGCTTCGGGATCGCCTTCCCGATCATGATCACGCTGGCCTTCGGCTACCTGTTCGGCGGCGCCGTACGGGTGCCGCCCGGAGCCGGCTACTTCGACTTCCTCATGCCCGGCATGTACGGCATGACGATGCTCTTCGGCCTCAGCGCCACCATGGTCGCCGTCTCGACCGACGCCGCCGCGGGCGTCACCGACCGCTTCCGCTCGCTGCCCATGACGCCCTCGGCCGTGCTCATCGGCCGGGCCGTCGCCGACCTGCTCCACTCGGCGCTGGTCCTCGCCGGCCTGCTGGCCTGCGGGCTCGCCGTGGGCTGGCGGCCCGCGACCGCGGGCGGGGCGCTCGGCGCGGTGGGGCTGCTGCTGCTCCTGCGCTTCTCGCTGCTCTGGGCCGGGATGTACCTCGGGCTGGTGGCGCGCGAGCCGGGCGCGGCGGTGGCCGTCCAGACCCTGGAGTTCCCGATCGGGTTCCTGTCGAACGCCTTCGTCGCCCCCGGGACCATGCCGGGCTGGCTGGGCACCATCGCCGAGTGGAACCCGCTGTCGTCCACCGTGGCCGCGGCCCGGCAGCTCTTCGGCAACCCGGGCTGGGGCGGCGACTCCTGGGTGGCGCAGCATCCGCTGCTCATGGCCGTGGCGTGGCCGGTGGCCATCACCGCCGTGTTCTTCGTCCTGTCGGTCCGCCGCTACCAGCGGCTGGACCGGTAG
- the betA gene encoding choline dehydrogenase has product MRFDFVIVGGGSAGCALANRLSADPATSVLVLEAGRPDSLWDVFIHMPAALMFPIGNSRYDWKYESEPEPRLDGRRVYHARGKVLGGSSSINGMIFQRGNPLDYERWAADPGMKHWDYAHCLPYFKRMETCLADPGTDFRGGDGPLKLERGPAEGPLFEAFFAAVQQAGHPLTDDVNGYRQEGFAAFDRNVHRGRRLSAARAYLHPVRRRRNLTVRTRAFVERVLFEGARAVGVQVGGERIDAGEVILCGGAINSPQLLQVSGVGPSALLEPLGIDVVHDLPGVGENLQDHLEVYVQHACRRPVSQQPSLQLWRRPFIGANWLFLRRGPGATNHFEAGGFIRSNDDVAYPNLMFHFLPLAVRYDGSAPAGGHGYQVHIGPMYSDARGSVRVTSADPRVKPALRFNYLSTDQDRREWVEAVRHARNILAQPAWDGLDGGELSPGPGVETDEDILRWVAKDAETALHPSCTCRMGTDELSVVDPDTMRVHGLDGLRVVDASAMPYVTNGNIYAPVMMLAEKSADLILGNTPLPPEPVEFYRAT; this is encoded by the coding sequence TTGAGGTTCGACTTCGTCATCGTGGGCGGCGGCTCGGCCGGTTGCGCCCTGGCCAACCGGCTCAGCGCCGACCCCGCCACGTCGGTGCTCGTTCTGGAGGCCGGGCGACCCGACAGCCTGTGGGACGTCTTCATCCACATGCCGGCCGCGCTGATGTTCCCCATCGGCAACAGCCGCTACGACTGGAAGTACGAGTCCGAGCCGGAGCCGCGCCTGGACGGCCGGCGCGTCTACCACGCGCGCGGCAAGGTCCTCGGCGGCTCCAGCAGCATCAACGGGATGATCTTCCAGCGGGGGAACCCGCTGGACTACGAGCGGTGGGCGGCCGACCCCGGCATGAAGCACTGGGACTACGCCCACTGCCTGCCCTACTTCAAGCGCATGGAGACCTGCCTCGCCGACCCCGGCACCGACTTCCGCGGCGGCGACGGACCGCTCAAGCTGGAGCGCGGGCCGGCCGAGGGGCCGCTGTTCGAGGCGTTCTTCGCCGCCGTCCAGCAGGCCGGGCACCCGCTGACCGACGACGTCAACGGCTACCGCCAGGAGGGCTTCGCGGCCTTCGACCGCAACGTGCACCGGGGCCGCCGGCTCAGCGCCGCCCGCGCCTACCTGCATCCGGTGCGCCGCCGCCGCAACCTCACGGTCCGCACCCGCGCCTTCGTCGAGCGGGTGCTCTTCGAGGGCGCTCGCGCGGTGGGCGTGCAGGTGGGCGGCGAGCGGATCGACGCCGGCGAGGTGATCCTGTGCGGCGGCGCGATCAACTCCCCGCAGCTCCTCCAGGTCTCGGGCGTCGGCCCGAGCGCCCTGCTGGAGCCCCTGGGCATCGACGTGGTGCACGACCTGCCGGGCGTCGGCGAGAACCTCCAGGACCACCTGGAGGTCTACGTCCAGCACGCCTGCCGCCGGCCGGTCTCGCAGCAGCCGTCGCTGCAGCTCTGGCGGCGGCCCTTCATCGGCGCGAACTGGCTGTTCCTGCGGCGCGGCCCCGGAGCCACGAACCACTTCGAGGCGGGGGGGTTCATCCGGTCCAACGACGACGTGGCCTACCCCAACCTCATGTTCCACTTCCTGCCGCTCGCGGTCCGCTACGACGGCTCGGCCCCGGCCGGCGGGCACGGCTACCAGGTGCACATCGGGCCGATGTACTCCGACGCGCGCGGCTCGGTCCGCGTCACCTCGGCCGACCCGAGGGTCAAGCCCGCCCTGCGCTTCAACTACCTGTCCACCGACCAGGACCGCCGCGAGTGGGTCGAGGCCGTCAGGCACGCCAGGAACATCCTGGCGCAGCCCGCCTGGGACGGCCTGGACGGCGGCGAGCTCTCCCCCGGTCCCGGGGTCGAGACCGACGAGGACATCCTCAGGTGGGTGGCCAAGGACGCCGAGACCGCGCTCCACCCGTCGTGCACCTGCCGGATGGGCACCGACGAGCTGTCGGTCGTGGACCCGGACACCATGCGCGTGCACGGCCTCGACGGGCTGCGCGTCGTGGACGCCTCCGCCATGCCCTACGTCACCAACGGCAACATCTACGCGCCGGTCATGATGCTCGCCGAGAAGTCCGCCGACCTCATCCTCGGCAACACCCCGCTGCCGCCCGAGCCGGTGGAGTTCTACCGGGCTACGTGA
- a CDS encoding ABC transporter substrate-binding protein: protein MKIRLLAGLLALGMAAAGCGGATVESSPSASAGAPQGGSSSSAGTVKIAINPWVGYEASANVVAYLLKNELGYTVELPEIKEQLAWEGFENGSVDVIIENWGHPDLKKTFIEDKKVAVEAGSTGNKGVIGWYIPKWMADKYPDITDSKNLNKYADLFKTSESGDKGQLLFGDPSYVSNEDALIKNLKLNFKVVVGGSEAALIKGAQQAQEQQKPLLFYFWDPHWLFNKTQLVRVNLPAYTEGCDADPKKVACDYPEMDLDKIVSKKFADTGGKAYELVKNFHWTNEDQNAVANDMTNNGMTGEQAAKKWVEANTATWQAWIPK, encoded by the coding sequence ATGAAGATCCGCCTGCTCGCAGGCTTGCTCGCTCTGGGAATGGCCGCCGCGGGGTGCGGCGGAGCCACGGTCGAGTCCTCCCCCAGCGCCTCGGCGGGCGCTCCGCAGGGCGGCTCCAGCAGCTCCGCGGGCACCGTCAAGATCGCGATCAACCCGTGGGTCGGGTACGAGGCCAGCGCGAACGTGGTGGCGTACCTGCTGAAGAACGAGCTCGGCTACACGGTGGAGCTGCCCGAGATCAAGGAGCAGCTCGCCTGGGAGGGCTTCGAGAACGGCAGCGTCGACGTCATCATCGAGAACTGGGGCCACCCGGACCTGAAGAAGACATTCATCGAGGACAAGAAGGTCGCGGTCGAGGCCGGATCCACCGGCAACAAGGGCGTGATCGGCTGGTACATCCCGAAGTGGATGGCCGACAAGTACCCCGACATCACCGACTCCAAGAACCTCAACAAGTACGCCGACCTGTTCAAGACCTCCGAGTCGGGCGACAAGGGCCAGCTGCTGTTCGGCGACCCGTCGTACGTCAGCAACGAGGACGCCCTGATCAAGAACCTCAAGCTGAACTTCAAGGTCGTCGTGGGCGGCAGCGAGGCGGCCCTGATCAAGGGCGCCCAGCAGGCGCAGGAGCAGCAGAAGCCGCTGCTGTTCTACTTCTGGGACCCGCACTGGCTGTTCAACAAGACCCAGCTCGTCCGGGTGAACCTGCCCGCCTACACCGAGGGCTGCGACGCCGACCCGAAGAAGGTCGCCTGCGACTACCCGGAGATGGACCTCGACAAGATCGTCAGCAAGAAGTTCGCCGACACCGGCGGCAAGGCCTACGAGCTGGTCAAGAACTTCCACTGGACGAACGAGGACCAGAACGCCGTCGCCAACGACATGACCAACAACGGCATGACCGGCGAGCAGGCGGCCAAGAAGTGGGTCGAGGCCAACACCGCCACGTGGCAGGCCTGGATCCCCAAGTGA
- a CDS encoding ABC transporter permease → MSSTAAVGTPSGLRLPRWAAPAGAAALIVAAYLVFRGTGTLPHDKEAPQFLAVTELREWIDEHRNDNPLFLYFLNYIRLFVGSLYDLFAGALTALGWPGLTGVLGGLAWLAGGRRVGLLAVAGVSAFGVLGLWQSSVDTLALVAVAVLLSLVIGVPIGVWAGRSERVRRAVTPVLDVMQIMPTFAYLAPLALFFHIGAPAGAIATMIYSIPPAIRITALAVSEVSPTAVEASASLGATRRQTLFKVVLPLARPTIALAVNQTIMMALSMVVIANLIAAPGLGGDIIRGLSRAQVGIMLPAGVAVVVMAIVLDRMTTALARRGPHTRPRRIDLAAAGALAVAGLALIPVLPRAWPESWTLDVTAEINAAVRWAETSWYPVTTFVKDQTSLLLLNPLESLLTSAPWWLVALTVLAVAWRVSGPRAALTALGCLLAIALLGTWEHAMQTMTTVALAVLVTLVIGLLLGVAAARSPRYSAVQRPLLDAAQTMPAFVYLLPALALFETTRFTAIFASVIYAVPPVVRLVEDGIRAVPAEVVEAAVSAGSTPGQLLWKVQLPMARRAILLAANQGIVMTLAMVVVGGLVGAGALGYDVVVGFSQRTDFGLGFVAGVATVLLGVMLDRITQGADRRPSPQRRKST, encoded by the coding sequence ATGAGCAGCACCGCCGCGGTCGGCACGCCCTCCGGGCTCAGGCTCCCCCGATGGGCGGCCCCGGCCGGCGCGGCGGCGCTGATCGTCGCGGCCTACCTGGTCTTCCGCGGCACGGGCACGCTGCCGCACGACAAGGAGGCCCCGCAGTTCCTGGCCGTCACCGAGCTGCGCGAGTGGATCGACGAGCACCGCAACGACAACCCGCTGTTCCTCTACTTCCTCAACTACATCCGGCTCTTCGTGGGCTCGCTCTACGACCTGTTCGCGGGGGCGCTGACGGCGCTCGGCTGGCCCGGCCTGACCGGCGTGCTGGGCGGCCTGGCCTGGCTCGCGGGCGGCCGGCGGGTCGGGCTGCTCGCGGTGGCCGGCGTGAGCGCGTTCGGCGTGCTCGGCCTCTGGCAGTCCAGCGTGGACACCCTCGCCCTGGTCGCGGTGGCGGTGCTGCTGTCGCTGGTGATCGGCGTGCCGATCGGCGTCTGGGCGGGCCGGTCGGAACGGGTGCGGCGGGCCGTCACGCCGGTGCTGGACGTCATGCAGATCATGCCGACGTTCGCCTACCTGGCCCCGCTCGCGCTGTTCTTCCACATCGGCGCCCCGGCCGGGGCGATCGCCACGATGATCTACTCGATCCCGCCGGCCATCCGCATCACCGCCCTGGCCGTCTCGGAGGTCTCGCCCACGGCGGTCGAGGCGTCGGCGTCGCTGGGCGCCACCCGCCGCCAGACGCTGTTCAAGGTCGTCCTGCCGCTGGCCAGGCCCACGATCGCACTGGCGGTCAACCAGACGATCATGATGGCGCTGTCCATGGTCGTCATCGCGAACCTGATCGCCGCCCCCGGGCTCGGCGGCGACATCATCCGCGGCCTGTCGCGGGCCCAGGTCGGCATCATGCTGCCGGCCGGGGTCGCCGTCGTCGTCATGGCGATCGTGCTCGACCGGATGACGACGGCACTCGCCCGCCGCGGCCCCCACACCCGGCCGCGCCGGATCGACCTCGCCGCCGCGGGCGCGCTGGCCGTGGCCGGCCTCGCGCTGATCCCCGTGCTGCCGCGCGCCTGGCCGGAGAGCTGGACGCTCGACGTCACGGCCGAGATCAACGCCGCCGTACGGTGGGCCGAGACGAGCTGGTACCCCGTCACCACGTTCGTCAAGGACCAGACCTCCCTCCTGCTGCTCAACCCGCTGGAGTCGCTGCTCACCTCGGCCCCCTGGTGGCTGGTCGCGCTGACCGTGCTGGCCGTGGCCTGGCGGGTGAGCGGCCCCCGGGCGGCGCTGACCGCGCTCGGCTGCCTGCTGGCGATCGCGCTGCTCGGCACGTGGGAGCACGCCATGCAGACGATGACCACGGTGGCGCTCGCGGTGCTGGTCACCCTGGTGATCGGCCTGCTGCTGGGGGTGGCCGCGGCCCGCTCGCCGCGCTACTCGGCCGTCCAGCGCCCGCTGCTGGACGCCGCCCAGACCATGCCGGCCTTCGTCTACCTGCTGCCCGCGCTGGCGCTGTTCGAGACCACCAGGTTCACCGCCATCTTCGCCTCGGTGATCTACGCCGTGCCGCCCGTGGTGCGCCTGGTGGAGGACGGCATCAGGGCCGTGCCCGCCGAGGTCGTCGAGGCCGCCGTGTCGGCCGGCTCCACCCCGGGCCAGCTGCTGTGGAAGGTGCAGCTCCCGATGGCCAGGCGGGCGATCCTGCTGGCCGCCAACCAGGGCATCGTGATGACGCTGGCCATGGTGGTCGTCGGCGGCCTGGTCGGGGCGGGGGCGCTCGGCTACGACGTGGTCGTCGGCTTCTCCCAGCGCACCGACTTCGGGCTGGGCTTCGTGGCCGGTGTCGCCACCGTGCTGCTCGGGGTCATGCTCGACCGCATCACGCAGGGCGCGGACCGGCGCCCTTCCCCCCAAAGAAGGAAAAGCACATGA
- a CDS encoding ABC transporter substrate-binding protein has protein sequence MRLKTLAAPLAAAVLLLTSCSGEEPGAGTGAKKTVNLDIHAWVGYEAQAAVLAHLLEHELGYTVNTRKMKEEQSWRDFETGKVDVIIENWGHPDLKKQYIEQKKVALSAGLTGNKGVIGWYVPEWMTKKYPDITDYRNLNKYANLFRTEKTGNAGQLLDGDPTFVTNDEALVRNLRLNYKVVYSGSEDALIKAAQDATKNRTPLLMYFYEPQWLFSKVKLVKIALPAYAVGCDADAARVACDYPPYLLDKIVSRSFAEKGGRAYELVRNFTWTNDDQNRVAGAMVNDSKTAEQAAAEWVAENKIVWKDWIPR, from the coding sequence ATGCGCTTGAAGACGCTCGCCGCGCCGCTGGCCGCGGCCGTTCTGCTCCTGACCTCCTGCTCCGGCGAGGAGCCCGGCGCCGGCACCGGCGCCAAGAAGACCGTCAACCTCGACATCCACGCCTGGGTGGGCTACGAGGCCCAGGCCGCCGTGCTGGCCCACCTGCTGGAGCACGAGCTGGGCTACACGGTGAACACGCGGAAGATGAAAGAGGAACAGTCCTGGCGTGATTTCGAGACCGGCAAGGTCGACGTCATCATCGAGAACTGGGGCCATCCCGACCTGAAGAAGCAGTACATCGAGCAGAAGAAGGTCGCGTTGTCGGCCGGGCTCACCGGGAACAAGGGAGTGATCGGCTGGTACGTCCCCGAGTGGATGACCAAAAAATATCCCGACATTACGGACTACCGAAACCTCAATAAGTACGCGAACCTCTTCCGGACCGAAAAAACCGGAAACGCCGGCCAGCTCCTCGACGGCGATCCGACGTTCGTGACGAATGACGAGGCTCTGGTGCGCAACCTCCGCCTGAATTACAAGGTCGTCTACTCGGGCAGCGAGGACGCGTTGATCAAGGCGGCCCAGGACGCGACGAAGAACCGGACACCGCTGCTCATGTATTTCTACGAGCCGCAATGGCTGTTCTCCAAGGTGAAGCTGGTCAAGATCGCGCTGCCGGCGTACGCCGTCGGCTGCGACGCCGACGCGGCCAGGGTCGCCTGCGACTATCCGCCGTACCTGCTGGACAAGATCGTCAGCCGGAGCTTCGCCGAGAAGGGCGGGCGGGCCTACGAGCTGGTCCGCAACTTCACCTGGACCAACGACGACCAGAACCGGGTCGCCGGCGCCATGGTCAACGACAGCAAGACGGCCGAGCAGGCCGCCGCCGAGTGGGTGGCGGAGAACAAGATCGTGTGGAAGGACTGGATCCCCCGTTGA